From one Lotus japonicus ecotype B-129 chromosome 3, LjGifu_v1.2 genomic stretch:
- the LOC130749683 gene encoding uncharacterized protein LOC130749683 translates to MDETMKQFQTTLTEVEVEAEHLLLARHQLVENDKLRNGNREALTVLRKKARTTKSSVPSPFESIMKGVAGTNSRPLVQEVCTTCGNHDSSEQTWMMFPGTDLFARIPFHAVHTILETDQAQLDFEAKKLQSTVKEKTYLISETGVLADKISPGVLKSLVALTDKAK, encoded by the exons ATGGATGAGACGATGAAACAATTCCAAACAACGTTGACAGAAGTGGAAGTGGAAGCTGAACATCTTCTTTTAGCCCGACATCAG CTGGTTGAGAATGATAAATTGAGAAATGGGAACAGAGAAGCACTTACCGTATTAAGGAAAAAGGCTCGGACAACAAAGAGTAGTGTTCCATCTCCTTTTGAATCAATAATGAAGGGAGTTGCAGGGACCAACTCAAGACCTTTGGTGCAAGAGGTGTGTACCACCTGCGGCAACCATGACTCTTCTGAACAGACGTGGATGATGTTTCCAGGAACTGATCTTTTTGCCAGAATTCCATTTCATGCTGTTCATACTATATTGGAAACAG ATCAAGCACAGCTTGACTTTGAGGCGAAGAAACTTCAGAGCACCGTGAAAGAAAAAACTTACCTTATTTCGGAGACAGGTGTTCTTGCTGACAAGATAAGTCCAGGAGTGCTCAAATCACTTGTAGCCTTAACTGACAAAGCAAAGTAA
- the LOC130748937 gene encoding 3-hydroxyisobutyryl-CoA hydrolase-like protein 1, mitochondrial isoform X2, with protein MMMQSRRALRLAKTAKQLSLLDRTLSLSSVPPQHHQDDHNNNVLVEGNGCSRIAILNRPSALNAINTSMGARLHKLYRSWEDNPDIGFVMAKGSGRAFAAGGDIVALYHLINKGKMEACKEFFRTVYSFVYLIGTYMKPHVALLNGITMGGGAGISIPGTFRVATDKTRFATPEVHIGFHPDAGASFYLSHLPGHLGEYLALTGEKLNGVEMVTCGLATHYSLIERLPLIEEQLGKLITDDPSVIETTLEQYGDLVHKDRSSILQRLEILDKCFCHDTVEEIVDALEVAASETKDAWCISTLNRLKEASPLSLKVSLRSIREGRFQTLDQCLSREYRMTLQGISKQISGDFCEGVRARVVDKDLAPKWDPPTLEKVSEDMVDQYFLPLSEFEPDLELPTKVREAFL; from the exons ATGATGATGCAAAGCAGAAGAGCATTGCGGTTAGCAAAAACCGCAAAGCAGCTGAGTCTTCTTGACAGAACACTCTCTCTTTCTTCTGTCCCCCCACAACATCATCAAGATGATCATAACAACAAC GTTTTGGTTGAAGGCAATGGCTGCTCCAGAATCGCCATTCTCAATAGACCCTCTGCTCTCAACGCTATCAACACCTCCATG GGGGCAAGACTGCATAAACTTTATAGAAGTTGGGAAGATAACCCTGATATTGGTTTTGTGATGGCGAAG GGCAGTGGCCGGGCATTTGCAGCTGGTGGAGATATTGTTGCCCTTTACCATTTGATAAACAAAG GGAAAATGGAAGCCTGTAAAGAATTTTTCAGAACAGTATATAGTTTTGTATACCTGATAGGTACATATATGAAGCCACAT GTGGCTCTTCTGAATGGCATTACCATGGGTGGTGGAGCAGGAATTTCAATCCCTGGGACATTCCGGGTTGCAACAGATAAAACT AGGTTTGCTACCCCTGAAGTTCATATTGGATTCCAtcctgatgctggagcatcttttTACCTTTCACATCTACCTGGTCACCTAG GAGAGTACTTGGCTCTGACAGGGGAAAAACTGAACGGAGTAGAGATGGTTACCTGTGGACTTGCTACACACTATTCGCTAATTGAA AGGCTTCCATTAATTGAAGAACAGCTGGGGAAATTGATTACTGATGACCCTTCTGTCATCGAAACCACTTTAGAACAGTATGGTGACCTTGTACACAAAGATAGAAGTAGCATACTACAAAG GCTTGAAATTCTGGACAAATGCTTTTGCCATGACACAGTTGAAGAGATTGTTGATGCTTTG GAAGTTGCGGCAAGTGAAACAAAGGACGCATGGTGCATTTCTACCCTAAACAGACTTAAAGAAGCTTCTCCATTAAGCTTGAAGGTTTCCTTGAGATCT ATACGAGAAGGTAGATTTCAGACCCTTGATCAGTGCTTATCGCGCGAGTACCGTATGACTTTACAAGGAATATCTAAGCAGATATCTGGTGACTTCTGTGAG GGAGTGAGGGCACGTGTGGTGGACAAGGACTTGGCACCAAAG TGGGATCCTCCAACCTTGGAAAAGGTGTCTGAAGATATGGTAGATCAATATTTCTTACCTCTTAGTGAATTTGAACCTGATCTAGAGCTGCCCACAAAAGTTCGTGAAGCATTTTTGTAG